One genomic region from Shewanella aestuarii encodes:
- a CDS encoding ABC transporter permease, which produces MILGLNRGWSLASYSIATILILPLIALIVQSTLPDEAVFSHLFDTVLPAYIVNSLSLMVFVGLGSLILAIPCAWFVARCEFPGRRYFQWLLLLPLAMPAYIVAYVYTDLLDYAGPVQRALRSTFEWSSPQDYYFPPIRSLSGAAIMLSLVLFPYIYLLARTAFMEQSSSLLHASRVMGCSPWQSFWRLALPLARPALAVGVALVAMETAADYATVSYFAVPTLTTAVYDTWLGYGSLTAAAKLSAMILLVIFVMIGVERFARRKQELFQKQSALLESDRYQLIGLRAFGAWAYCAILLILAFLLPFGILVGYAIDYFEQSWDDRFWQYSWNSLYIAALVSGICILMALLLMFVRRVSPRNSDNLPSRLSSTGYALPGTVLAIGVLVPLTYLDFAINDVYDWFGARGPGLLFTGSVFALIFAFCVRFIAIAIGSLENSYKRISPSLDMASITMGQKPRQLMMRIHLPLLRKGIFAGALLVFIESMKELPAALLLRPIGFENLATYVFQFVSDEKLEHGALAAIVIVFVGLIPLIYLNRSLEHTS; this is translated from the coding sequence ATGATTTTAGGCCTAAACAGAGGCTGGTCTCTTGCAAGTTATTCAATTGCAACAATATTAATATTGCCACTGATTGCATTAATTGTGCAGTCAACTCTTCCCGATGAAGCTGTTTTTAGTCATCTTTTTGATACAGTGTTGCCTGCTTACATCGTCAATAGTTTATCGCTAATGGTGTTTGTTGGTCTAGGTTCATTGATACTTGCAATCCCATGCGCTTGGTTTGTTGCTCGTTGCGAGTTTCCAGGTAGGCGATATTTTCAATGGTTATTGCTATTGCCGTTAGCCATGCCTGCTTATATTGTTGCCTATGTTTATACCGATTTGTTGGATTATGCAGGGCCGGTACAACGTGCTTTAAGAAGTACATTTGAATGGAGTTCGCCGCAAGATTATTATTTTCCACCTATTCGCAGTCTCAGCGGGGCTGCTATTATGTTGTCGCTAGTATTGTTTCCCTATATTTATTTGTTGGCACGCACTGCCTTTATGGAGCAATCATCTAGTTTATTGCATGCTTCAAGGGTAATGGGATGCAGCCCTTGGCAAAGCTTCTGGCGATTAGCGTTACCTTTGGCACGTCCAGCTTTAGCAGTGGGTGTTGCATTGGTGGCGATGGAAACCGCAGCAGACTATGCCACCGTGAGTTATTTTGCTGTGCCGACATTAACCACAGCAGTTTATGATACTTGGTTAGGTTATGGCAGCTTAACTGCGGCAGCGAAATTGTCAGCGATGATATTATTAGTGATTTTTGTCATGATAGGCGTAGAGCGTTTTGCTCGACGCAAACAAGAATTATTTCAAAAGCAAAGTGCGTTATTGGAAAGTGATCGTTATCAATTGATCGGTTTGCGGGCTTTTGGAGCTTGGGCTTATTGCGCCATACTTTTAATTTTGGCCTTTCTATTGCCGTTTGGTATTCTCGTTGGATATGCCATCGACTATTTTGAGCAAAGCTGGGACGATAGGTTTTGGCAATATAGTTGGAATAGTTTGTATATTGCAGCTCTTGTCAGTGGTATTTGTATTTTAATGGCATTATTACTGATGTTTGTTCGTCGCGTTAGCCCTCGCAATTCCGATAACCTCCCTTCAAGATTAAGCAGTACTGGTTATGCCTTACCGGGTACAGTACTCGCCATTGGTGTATTGGTGCCACTAACTTATCTTGATTTTGCGATTAATGATGTTTACGACTGGTTTGGTGCAAGGGGACCTGGATTGCTGTTTACTGGGAGTGTGTTTGCACTCATTTTTGCATTTTGTGTGCGTTTTATTGCCATTGCTATTGGCAGTTTAGAGAACAGTTATAAACGCATTTCACCTTCTTTGGATATGGCCAGCATTACCATGGGACAAAAACCAAGACAACTAATGATGCGGATCCACTTACCTTTGTTACGCAAAGGGATATTTGCTGGGGCGTTATTAGTATTTATTGAAAGCATGAAAGAGCTCCCCGCAGCGTTATTATTACGGCCTATTGGTTTTGAAAACTTAGCTACTTACGTATTCCAATTTGTGTCAGACGAAAAATTAGAGCATGGGGCACTCGCTGCAATTGTGATTGTTTTTGTTGGTTTAATCCCGTTAATTTATTTAAACCGTTCGTTGGAGCATACCAGTTAA
- the argR gene encoding transcriptional regulator ArgR — protein sequence MPTNKSQDDLIKTFKAILKEERFGSQSEIVNALQTEGFGNINQSKVSRMLSKFGAVRTRNAKQEMVYCLPAELGVPTAGSPLKNLVLDVDHNQAMIVVRTSPGAAQLIARLLDSIGKPEGILGTIAGDDTIFICPSSIKTIDDTLETVKSLFNYAE from the coding sequence ATGCCAACCAATAAAAGTCAGGATGATTTGATCAAAACATTTAAAGCGATTCTTAAAGAAGAGCGTTTTGGCAGTCAAAGCGAAATTGTTAATGCCTTGCAAACTGAAGGATTCGGCAATATTAACCAATCAAAAGTTTCGCGCATGCTCAGTAAATTTGGCGCGGTGCGAACGCGTAATGCCAAACAAGAAATGGTGTATTGTTTACCCGCTGAATTAGGCGTACCTACTGCTGGAAGTCCATTAAAAAACCTGGTCTTGGATGTTGATCATAATCAAGCCATGATTGTGGTTAGAACCAGTCCTGGTGCCGCGCAATTAATTGCACGTTTACTTGACTCAATCGGCAAACCTGAAGGAATTTTAGGCACGATTGCCGGTGATGACACTATCTTTATCTGTCCATCAAGCATTAAAACCATTGACGACACTCTAGAAACCGTAAAGTCACTATTTAACTACGCAGAGTAG
- a CDS encoding ABC transporter ATP-binding protein, which translates to MSTLSIENVFSDYQGQVILQDLNLTLQQGEIVALLGPSGCGKTTLLRAIAGLQPITQGSICINGTCLSGDHVFIPSDKRGVGMIFQDYALFPHLTVADNILFGVKGLDKEQRQARLDEMLELVKLTGLGKRYPHELSGGQQQRVSIARALAYEPELLLLDEPFSNIDSQVRNEMMLEIRHILKQRDVSAVFVTHSKDEAFVFADQLALFKQGAIAQHGLAEDLYAKPNDRYVADFLGAGNYLPISVKNSHEVHSPIGVLQSSHVINYPVDYQGEMLLRPQQIELVANEQGKAMIIERRFLGTVCHYWVKVGEHRIEVKSQALQLSIGQKVDLFAPVHPLVIF; encoded by the coding sequence ATGTCTACTTTATCTATTGAAAATGTGTTCAGCGATTATCAAGGACAAGTGATTTTACAAGATTTAAATTTGACCTTACAGCAAGGAGAAATAGTAGCACTTTTAGGCCCTAGTGGCTGTGGTAAAACCACATTATTAAGAGCTATCGCAGGGTTACAGCCTATTACTCAGGGGAGTATCTGCATTAACGGTACTTGTTTAAGTGGTGATCATGTTTTTATTCCCAGCGATAAACGGGGTGTGGGAATGATTTTTCAAGATTATGCGTTATTCCCGCACTTAACGGTGGCTGATAATATTTTATTTGGTGTGAAGGGGTTAGATAAAGAGCAACGGCAAGCTCGTTTAGATGAAATGCTTGAGCTGGTGAAGTTGACCGGGCTTGGTAAACGTTATCCGCATGAGCTATCCGGTGGCCAGCAGCAACGAGTTTCTATTGCTAGGGCATTGGCTTATGAGCCTGAATTATTATTGCTAGATGAACCCTTCTCTAATATTGACTCTCAAGTGCGTAACGAGATGATGTTAGAAATTCGCCATATCTTAAAGCAACGTGATGTCAGCGCAGTATTTGTTACCCATAGTAAAGATGAAGCATTTGTCTTTGCCGATCAATTAGCTTTGTTTAAGCAGGGCGCTATTGCGCAGCATGGTTTAGCAGAAGATTTATACGCTAAGCCAAATGATAGGTATGTGGCTGACTTTTTAGGTGCGGGAAACTATTTACCTATTTCAGTAAAAAATAGCCATGAAGTTCACTCACCTATTGGTGTATTGCAAAGCAGTCATGTAATCAATTACCCTGTTGATTACCAAGGTGAAATGTTGTTAAGGCCACAGCAAATCGAACTTGTTGCTAATGAGCAAGGTAAAGCTATGATCATTGAACGCCGTTTTTTAGGTACAGTTTGTCATTATTGGGTTAAAGTGGGCGAGCATCGAATAGAAGTAAAAAGCCAAGCTTTACAATTATCTATTGGACAAAAAGTCGATTTATTTGCGCCAGTGCACCCCTTGGTTATTTTTTAA
- a CDS encoding GNAT family N-acetyltransferase, which translates to MIIYRLATLTDVAQLHELETLHVNAELSSYDPSLQAQGLSRGQLESLIEQHWIMLALNEQTIIGYVIAAKWSFFAKQSLYQKMIALLPNINISQGQFPVKVTIANSCQYGPIWIDQQYRGQGIFAKLVDGLASKVKINVRFLVAYIAEDNERSFKAHTQYADMQVVDYFSFQQRDFYLLIKAV; encoded by the coding sequence TTGATTATTTACCGACTCGCCACTCTTACTGATGTTGCCCAACTTCATGAACTAGAGACTTTACATGTGAATGCTGAACTTAGCAGCTACGATCCCAGCCTACAAGCTCAGGGTTTATCACGTGGGCAGCTTGAGTCGCTCATCGAGCAACATTGGATCATGCTGGCATTAAACGAGCAGACAATTATTGGTTATGTGATTGCGGCTAAATGGTCATTTTTTGCGAAGCAGTCTTTGTATCAAAAAATGATTGCTCTATTGCCGAACATTAATATCAGTCAAGGTCAGTTTCCGGTAAAGGTAACCATTGCTAACAGTTGCCAGTACGGTCCAATATGGATTGATCAACAATATCGTGGACAAGGGATATTTGCTAAATTGGTTGATGGGTTAGCAAGTAAAGTTAAAATAAATGTCAGGTTTTTAGTGGCTTATATTGCTGAAGATAACGAACGCTCATTTAAGGCTCATACTCAATATGCGGATATGCAGGTTGTCGATTATTTTAGTTTTCAGCAGCGTGACTTTTATTTATTAATCAAAGCGGTTTAA
- a CDS encoding Dyp-type peroxidase yields MDNQIMPREQLGICAEGNLHSVYLMFNANDGVEDQLRPSIASVAQYIYELTDQYADSAFNGFVAIGANFWDTYYPNARPALLKPFPAMNEGNRDAPAIEYDLFVHIRCDRFDILHLVANEINQMFEDLVELVDEERGFRFMDNRDLTGFVDGTENPKGRNRQQVALVSDEDPEFKGGSYIHVQKYAHNLSKWHRLPVKKQEDIIGRTKQDDIEYASEDKPLTSHIKRVNLKDSAGNSMEILRQSMPYGSIKEQGLMFISSCKTPDNFEQMLRSMIFGDGHGNHDHLMQFTKALTGSSFFAPSLDFLTQWDEG; encoded by the coding sequence ATGGATAATCAAATTATGCCCCGCGAGCAACTAGGGATTTGCGCAGAAGGTAACTTACACAGTGTTTATTTGATGTTTAACGCTAACGATGGCGTTGAAGATCAACTTCGCCCATCGATTGCCAGTGTTGCACAATATATCTATGAACTGACAGACCAATATGCCGACAGTGCATTCAATGGTTTTGTTGCAATCGGAGCTAATTTTTGGGATACCTACTACCCAAATGCTCGTCCAGCGTTATTAAAGCCTTTCCCTGCGATGAATGAGGGTAATCGCGATGCTCCGGCAATCGAATACGATTTATTTGTTCATATACGCTGTGATCGGTTTGATATTTTGCATCTTGTTGCCAATGAAATTAACCAAATGTTTGAAGATTTAGTGGAATTGGTAGATGAAGAGCGCGGCTTCCGCTTTATGGATAATCGCGATTTAACCGGTTTTGTTGATGGTACAGAAAACCCTAAAGGACGCAATCGCCAACAAGTTGCATTAGTGAGCGATGAAGATCCTGAGTTTAAAGGTGGTAGTTATATCCACGTGCAAAAATATGCGCATAATCTTAGTAAGTGGCATAGATTACCTGTTAAAAAACAAGAAGACATTATTGGTCGCACAAAGCAAGATGATATTGAATATGCGTCAGAAGATAAACCGCTCACTAGCCACATCAAGCGAGTAAATTTGAAAGATAGTGCGGGTAATTCAATGGAGATTTTACGTCAGAGCATGCCTTATGGTTCGATTAAAGAGCAAGGTTTGATGTTTATTTCTAGTTGTAAAACCCCCGATAACTTCGAGCAAATGCTGCGCAGCATGATATTTGGTGATGGTCATGGTAATCATGACCACTTGATGCAGTTTACTAAAGCGTTAACTGGCTCGTCATTTTTTGCACCTTCGTTAGATTTTTTAACTCAGTGGGATGAAGGTTGA
- the metK gene encoding methionine adenosyltransferase: protein MAKHLFTSESVSEGHPDKIADQISDAVLDAILEQDPKARVACETYVKTGMVLVGGEVTTSAWVDIEEITRKTVREIGYTHSDMGFDADSCAVLNAIGKQSPDINQGVDREDPAEQGAGDQGLMFGYASNETDVLMPAPITYAHKLVKRQSEVRKDGTLPWLRPDAKSQVTFAYNEGKIVGIDAIVLSTQHREDIKQADLIEGVMETIIKPVLPAQWLNKDTKFFINPTGRFVIGGPVGDCGLTGRKIIVDTYGGMARHGGGAFSGKDPSKVDRSAAYAARYVAKNIVAAGLADRCEIQVSYAIGVAEPTSISIETFGTGKVSEEVLIKLVRQHFELRPYGLTAMLDLARPIYQQTAAYGHFGRECFPWEATDKAEVLRADAGL from the coding sequence ATGGCAAAGCACTTGTTCACTTCTGAATCAGTTTCAGAAGGTCATCCAGATAAAATCGCCGATCAGATTTCTGATGCGGTATTAGACGCAATTCTTGAGCAAGATCCTAAAGCTCGCGTTGCGTGTGAAACCTATGTCAAAACAGGCATGGTATTAGTGGGTGGCGAAGTGACCACCTCTGCTTGGGTTGATATCGAAGAAATTACCCGTAAAACCGTCCGTGAAATCGGTTATACCCACTCAGACATGGGGTTTGACGCAGATTCTTGTGCAGTATTAAACGCAATTGGTAAGCAATCGCCAGACATCAACCAAGGTGTTGACCGTGAAGATCCAGCAGAGCAAGGTGCCGGCGACCAAGGGTTAATGTTTGGCTATGCTAGCAACGAAACTGACGTATTAATGCCAGCCCCTATTACTTACGCTCACAAATTGGTTAAACGCCAATCTGAAGTACGTAAAGATGGCACATTGCCTTGGCTGCGCCCTGATGCAAAAAGCCAAGTAACCTTTGCTTATAATGAAGGTAAAATTGTTGGTATCGATGCTATCGTATTGTCCACTCAACACCGCGAAGACATCAAGCAAGCAGATCTCATTGAAGGTGTGATGGAAACCATCATCAAACCTGTATTACCTGCGCAATGGTTAAATAAAGACACCAAGTTTTTCATTAACCCAACCGGTCGCTTTGTGATTGGTGGTCCTGTGGGTGACTGTGGTCTAACAGGCCGCAAAATCATCGTAGATACTTATGGTGGCATGGCTCGCCATGGTGGTGGAGCATTCTCAGGTAAAGACCCTTCAAAAGTCGACCGTAGTGCAGCATATGCTGCGCGTTATGTTGCTAAAAACATTGTTGCTGCTGGTTTAGCTGACCGCTGTGAGATTCAAGTATCTTATGCCATTGGCGTGGCCGAGCCAACATCGATTAGCATCGAAACATTTGGCACAGGAAAAGTGTCTGAGGAAGTATTAATTAAATTAGTACGTCAACACTTCGAACTACGTCCGTATGGCTTAACAGCAATGCTAGATTTAGCGCGTCCGATTTACCAACAAACGGCAGCTTATGGCCATTTTGGCCGTGAATGTTTCCCATGGGAAGCAACTGATAAAGCAGAAGTTTTACGCGCTGATGCCGGCTTATAA
- a CDS encoding phosphoglycerate kinase encodes MAIINMSDLDLQNKRVLIREDLNVPVKDGVVTSDARLRAALPTIKLALEKGAAVMVMSHLGRPTEGEFNPEFSLQPVVDYLANALDCPVRLATDYLDGVEANVGEVVVFENVRFNLGEKKNDEALAKKMAALCDVYVMDAFGTAHRAQASTHGVGLFAPIACAGPLLAQELDALAKAMDNPARPLVAIVGGSKVSTKLTVLESLSTIVDQLVVGGGIANTFIAAAGYNVGKSLYEADLLDEAKRLVANAKSRGGDIPVPTDVVVAGEFSPTAAATLKPVSEVSDSDMIFDIGPDSAEALAKIIEQAGTIVWNGPVGVFEFDQFGKGTERIAMAIAESKAFSIAGGGDTLAAVDKYDIADKVSYISTGGGAFLEFLEGKKLPAVEMLEQRGA; translated from the coding sequence ATGGCAATTATCAATATGTCAGATTTAGATCTGCAAAATAAGCGTGTCCTTATTCGTGAAGATTTAAACGTACCCGTAAAAGATGGTGTAGTTACCAGTGATGCACGTTTACGTGCCGCATTACCAACCATTAAATTGGCGCTTGAAAAAGGCGCGGCTGTAATGGTGATGTCGCACCTTGGTCGCCCAACCGAAGGTGAATTTAACCCAGAGTTCTCACTACAACCTGTTGTTGATTATTTGGCTAATGCGCTTGATTGTCCTGTACGTCTAGCTACTGATTATTTAGACGGTGTAGAAGCTAATGTTGGTGAGGTTGTGGTATTTGAAAACGTCCGCTTTAACCTTGGTGAAAAGAAAAACGATGAAGCTTTAGCCAAGAAAATGGCCGCTTTATGCGATGTATATGTAATGGATGCTTTTGGTACAGCTCATCGCGCTCAAGCTTCGACTCATGGTGTTGGTTTATTTGCACCAATTGCGTGCGCTGGCCCGTTATTAGCGCAAGAGTTAGATGCCTTAGCTAAAGCTATGGATAACCCTGCTCGTCCTTTAGTCGCGATTGTTGGTGGTTCTAAAGTGTCTACTAAGCTAACTGTGCTTGAAAGTTTATCAACGATTGTTGATCAACTTGTTGTGGGCGGTGGCATTGCGAACACCTTTATTGCCGCTGCAGGCTACAATGTTGGTAAATCATTATATGAAGCGGATTTACTGGATGAAGCTAAACGTCTTGTGGCTAATGCGAAAAGTCGTGGTGGTGATATTCCTGTGCCAACTGATGTTGTTGTTGCTGGCGAGTTTAGCCCAACGGCAGCTGCCACATTAAAGCCTGTGAGCGAGGTATCTGACTCGGATATGATTTTTGATATTGGCCCAGACAGCGCAGAAGCCTTAGCTAAAATTATCGAACAAGCAGGCACCATTGTGTGGAATGGACCTGTTGGCGTGTTTGAGTTTGACCAATTTGGTAAAGGTACTGAGCGAATTGCAATGGCCATTGCGGAATCCAAAGCCTTCTCTATTGCTGGTGGTGGTGACACCTTAGCTGCAGTAGATAAGTATGATATTGCTGATAAAGTTTCTTATATTTCTACTGGTGGTGGTGCATTTTTAGAGTTTTTAGAAGGCAAAAAATTACCAGCGGTAGAAATGCTTGAACAACGCGGTGCATAA
- a CDS encoding META domain-containing protein has translation MIKHFIGAVAVILSLSACQTTSNIEPEYNIIGEWRVDSVQSNTVTDYSSAKLIFAENGKLTGNTSCNGFFGQYQITGKQLTLTSDGLTRKACIEALMQQEQQVLQTLPLVNQIQMINKQLHLLDQSGNTIMVLTGVASTK, from the coding sequence ATGATAAAACATTTCATTGGTGCTGTAGCAGTTATTTTGTCTTTAAGCGCCTGTCAAACCACCAGCAATATCGAGCCCGAATATAATATTATCGGCGAGTGGCGAGTCGATTCAGTCCAATCTAACACTGTGACCGATTACAGTTCAGCCAAATTAATATTTGCAGAAAATGGTAAATTAACTGGCAATACCAGTTGTAATGGCTTTTTTGGCCAATACCAAATAACAGGCAAGCAACTGACATTAACTTCAGATGGGTTAACTCGCAAAGCTTGTATTGAGGCGTTAATGCAACAAGAGCAACAAGTCTTGCAAACATTGCCTTTAGTCAACCAAATACAAATGATAAACAAGCAACTTCATTTATTAGACCAAAGCGGTAACACCATTATGGTGTTAACTGGGGTGGCAAGCACCAAGTAA
- the tkt gene encoding transketolase translates to MSSRKELANAIRALSMDAVQKANSGHPGAPMGMADIAEVLWNDFLKHNPNNPNWADRDRFILSNGHGSMLIYSLLHLTGYALPIEELKQFRQLHSKTPGHPEYGYTPGVETTTGPLGAGISNAVGMAIAEKTLAAQFNRPGFDIVDHFTYCFLGDGCLMEGISHEACSLAGTLGLGKLIAFWDDNGISIDGHVEGWFTDDTPKRFESYGWHVIADVDGHDSDAIRAAIEQAKAVTDKPTMICCKTIIGFGSPNKSGSHDCHGAPLGDAEIAAAREFLGWPHAPFDIPADVYAGWDAKEQGQMNEAAWNDKFAAYQAAFPELAAEYERRVLKGELPAEFEAKAQAFIQECQDKGESIASRKASQNAIGVFGAMLPELLGGSADLAGSNLTLWSGSKGIQDDPAGNYIFYGVREFGMSGIMNGVSLHGGFINYGATFMMFMEYARNAVRMSALMGIQNIFVYTHDSIGQGEDGPTHQPVEQLANLRLTPNMAVWRPCDAAETAVAWKAAIERRDAPTSLIFSRQGLKAQARNAEQLVNVAKGAYVLQDCDGVADVILIATGSEVQLALDSAAALTADGIKVRVVSMPSNTEFDKQDAAYKESVLPKAVTKRVAIEAAHTDFWYKYVGFGGDVVGMTTFGESAPGGDLMKHFGFTVENVVSKVKALA, encoded by the coding sequence ATGTCATCTCGTAAAGAACTCGCTAACGCAATTCGTGCGTTAAGTATGGATGCCGTTCAAAAAGCTAATTCTGGACACCCAGGCGCACCAATGGGTATGGCCGATATTGCTGAAGTGTTATGGAATGATTTTTTAAAGCACAACCCTAACAACCCAAATTGGGCAGACCGCGACCGTTTTATTTTATCTAACGGCCATGGTTCTATGCTTATCTACTCTTTACTGCACTTAACCGGTTATGCACTGCCAATTGAAGAATTAAAACAATTCCGTCAATTACACTCAAAAACACCTGGGCACCCAGAATACGGTTACACCCCTGGTGTTGAAACAACCACAGGCCCATTGGGTGCGGGTATCAGTAATGCCGTCGGTATGGCGATTGCTGAAAAAACTTTAGCCGCTCAATTCAACCGCCCAGGTTTTGATATTGTTGATCACTTCACATATTGTTTCTTAGGTGATGGCTGTTTAATGGAAGGTATCTCTCATGAGGCTTGTTCATTAGCAGGTACATTAGGTTTAGGTAAGTTAATTGCATTTTGGGATGACAACGGTATTTCTATCGATGGTCATGTTGAAGGCTGGTTTACTGACGACACACCAAAACGTTTTGAATCTTATGGTTGGCATGTTATTGCAGACGTTGATGGCCATGATAGTGATGCTATCCGTGCTGCAATTGAACAAGCTAAAGCTGTCACAGACAAGCCAACCATGATTTGTTGCAAAACCATTATTGGTTTTGGTTCACCAAATAAGTCTGGTAGCCACGATTGTCACGGAGCGCCACTTGGTGATGCTGAAATTGCAGCGGCTCGTGAATTTTTAGGTTGGCCACACGCACCATTTGATATTCCTGCTGATGTTTATGCGGGTTGGGATGCAAAAGAGCAAGGTCAAATGAATGAAGCAGCATGGAACGATAAGTTTGCTGCATATCAAGCTGCATTTCCTGAATTAGCTGCAGAATATGAACGCCGTGTATTAAAAGGTGAACTACCAGCTGAATTTGAAGCCAAAGCGCAAGCCTTTATTCAAGAGTGCCAAGATAAAGGCGAATCTATTGCAAGTCGTAAAGCGTCACAAAATGCCATTGGTGTATTTGGTGCCATGTTACCTGAATTACTAGGTGGTAGTGCTGACTTAGCTGGATCAAACTTAACCCTTTGGTCTGGTTCTAAAGGGATTCAAGATGATCCTGCTGGCAATTATATTTTCTACGGTGTTCGTGAATTCGGTATGAGCGGCATAATGAACGGCGTGTCTTTACACGGTGGTTTCATCAATTATGGCGCAACCTTCATGATGTTTATGGAGTACGCTCGTAATGCGGTACGTATGTCTGCGTTAATGGGTATTCAAAATATCTTTGTTTACACCCATGACTCAATTGGTCAAGGTGAAGATGGCCCTACTCACCAACCCGTTGAGCAGTTAGCTAACTTGCGCTTAACACCTAATATGGCGGTATGGCGTCCATGTGATGCAGCAGAAACTGCAGTAGCTTGGAAAGCAGCTATTGAGCGTCGTGATGCACCAACGTCATTAATTTTTAGCCGTCAAGGCTTAAAAGCACAAGCGCGTAATGCTGAGCAGCTAGTAAATGTAGCTAAAGGTGCATATGTACTTCAAGACTGTGATGGCGTAGCCGATGTGATTTTAATTGCAACCGGTAGTGAAGTTCAGCTAGCACTTGATTCTGCTGCGGCATTAACTGCTGATGGTATTAAGGTTCGTGTGGTATCTATGCCTTCAAACACTGAGTTTGATAAGCAAGATGCTGCTTACAAAGAATCAGTATTACCAAAAGCGGTCACTAAACGTGTTGCAATTGAAGCCGCTCATACAGATTTCTGGTACAAGTATGTTGGCTTTGGCGGTGATGTTGTTGGTATGACAACATTTGGTGAGTCAGCGCCTGGTGGTGACTTAATGAAACACTTTGGTTTCACTGTTGAAAACGTTGTCAGCAAAGTAAAAGCATTAGCTTAA
- the epd gene encoding erythrose-4-phosphate dehydrogenase has product MIRVAINGYGRIGRSILRALYESGKRHQIQIVAINELATPQGVCHLTQYDTTHGRFQTQVALKDNHLVIGDDAIILLNQPDPSKLPWAALDIDIVYEASGSLQDRQECEVHLHAGAKQVLISHPSSADVDATIVYGVNHHLLQAHHTVVSNASCTTNCIVPVIDVLDRHFGVKSGAITTIHSAMNDQQVIDAYHEDLRRTRAAGQSIIPVDTKLARGIERILPAMKDKFEAISVRVPTINVTAIDLSVTLEKRVDIAQVNSVLAKASNGSFNGILGYTDEPLVSCDFNHDPRSSIVDGTQTRVSAGHLVKLLLWCDNEWGFANRMLDTSLAMYAAKQNDVKS; this is encoded by the coding sequence ATGATTCGAGTCGCAATTAATGGGTATGGTCGTATTGGACGCTCAATTCTGAGAGCGTTATATGAATCTGGAAAACGTCATCAAATTCAGATTGTTGCGATTAATGAACTGGCTACTCCACAAGGTGTTTGTCACCTCACACAATACGATACCACTCATGGTCGTTTTCAAACTCAAGTTGCCTTAAAAGACAATCATCTAGTGATAGGTGATGATGCAATCATTCTCTTAAATCAACCCGACCCAAGTAAACTACCCTGGGCAGCGTTAGATATTGATATTGTCTACGAGGCGAGTGGAAGCCTACAAGACCGCCAAGAGTGTGAAGTTCACCTCCATGCGGGCGCAAAGCAAGTGTTAATATCACATCCATCTTCTGCTGATGTCGATGCTACCATTGTGTATGGTGTGAATCATCATTTGCTGCAAGCTCATCATACAGTGGTGTCTAATGCATCTTGTACCACTAATTGTATTGTGCCGGTTATCGATGTTTTAGATCGACATTTTGGCGTTAAAAGTGGCGCAATTACCACCATCCATTCGGCAATGAACGATCAACAAGTCATTGATGCTTATCATGAGGATTTGCGCCGCACCCGTGCAGCTGGGCAATCGATTATTCCGGTAGACACTAAACTCGCTCGAGGGATTGAGCGGATTTTACCGGCAATGAAAGACAAGTTTGAAGCGATTTCTGTCAGAGTACCAACCATTAATGTGACTGCGATTGATTTGTCTGTAACGCTGGAGAAACGTGTTGATATTGCTCAGGTCAACTCTGTTTTAGCCAAGGCCTCTAATGGCAGTTTTAACGGAATTTTAGGCTATACTGACGAGCCATTAGTGTCGTGTGATTTTAACCACGATCCAAGGTCTAGTATTGTTGATGGTACGCAAACCCGTGTCAGTGCCGGTCATTTAGTTAAATTATTATTGTGGTGTGACAACGAGTGGGGTTTTGCTAACCGCATGCTCGATACCAGCTTGGCGATGTATGCAGCCAAGCAAAATGATGTGAAGTCGTAA